A genome region from Natronolimnobius baerhuensis includes the following:
- a CDS encoding carbohydrate ABC transporter permease produces the protein MSTQSDRSGTYVRELLSLSKESWLGYAFLAPVVVIMGVIIGYPILEGILMSFQERSMLQPDNWTWVRFENYSQLVNDEVFRTALWNSAVLTGVAVAFQYLLGLGLALLLMQKVPGIQIFRSLTMVTWVLPVIVIVIIFNWLVQPGYGAVNIIFERLGLPTTYWFADTRWAMPLVILMHVWKNVPFFAIALYAAMQSIPRDLYEAAQMDGASSLQQFRYITLPNISYVSMIMIVLHVLFTFNNFDFVWLSTGGGPLQTTEVLPTYIYREAFETYALGYAASVGVVMMVIMVTFTTIYIKLEDFN, from the coding sequence ATGTCTACGCAATCAGACCGGTCCGGAACATACGTCCGGGAGTTACTCTCCCTCTCAAAGGAGAGTTGGCTTGGCTACGCGTTTCTCGCGCCGGTAGTCGTCATTATGGGAGTGATCATCGGCTACCCGATTCTCGAGGGTATCCTAATGAGCTTTCAGGAGCGATCGATGCTCCAGCCGGACAACTGGACCTGGGTCCGCTTCGAGAACTACAGTCAGTTAGTAAACGACGAGGTGTTTCGGACGGCGCTGTGGAACTCCGCGGTGTTGACCGGCGTTGCCGTTGCCTTCCAGTACCTACTGGGACTCGGGCTTGCCCTTCTGTTGATGCAGAAGGTTCCGGGCATCCAGATCTTCCGGAGCCTCACGATGGTGACGTGGGTGCTTCCGGTGATCGTCATCGTGATTATCTTCAACTGGCTGGTCCAGCCAGGCTACGGCGCAGTAAACATCATCTTCGAACGGCTTGGACTTCCGACGACCTACTGGTTCGCTGATACGCGGTGGGCAATGCCACTGGTCATCCTCATGCACGTCTGGAAGAACGTTCCGTTCTTCGCAATTGCATTGTACGCTGCAATGCAATCGATCCCACGAGATCTCTATGAAGCGGCCCAGATGGATGGTGCGAGTTCGCTCCAACAGTTTCGATATATTACGCTGCCGAACATCTCGTACGTCTCGATGATCATGATCGTGTTGCACGTGTTGTTCACGTTCAACAACTTCGACTTCGTCTGGCTGTCGACCGGCGGCGGGCCGTTGCAGACGACTGAAGTGCTGCCAACGTACATCTATCGCGAGGCGTTCGAAACTTACGCACTCGGGTACGCAGCCAGTGTTGGCGTCGTGATGATGGTGATCATGGTCACGTTCACGACCATCTACATCAAACTGGAGGACTTCAACTAA
- a CDS encoding sugar ABC transporter substrate-binding protein, with translation MELSKRTFLKASGATSVAALAGCLSDDDDGRTFWAGWWDEDHLEEFRPEFESELEEETGQEWELTEYQYDDLQSNVLTGGNTGTPDLLEGTLEHPGDYVTADMLEPLTDHVQDFDHFDGYLDAAIDAFEFQGEIWGLPLPGGNGRALVYRSDILAEYGYEDGPPEDLDELVELAREINANEDMNGLHLTTERGEVRVTQEFLSHVYQRTGNIYEHDGDEWVLQATADDFEVVLETLYHNLFLGDEPMADDDYRGAGWESNDEGYSMGDHAMVHCGPWIQQHADSSDEQADIIEENTGIAELPVVDGGEQATYMEVSPIMINTHTEDLDASLEALELFTSPEMMQRFEDADPATNAPTHDSLDVEHDLEEFQTFEDAFENGVAPAQIQWGEVRTPMYDAIEEVIYDETDPATAAEELEAALADADVQLEA, from the coding sequence ATGGAGCTTAGCAAGCGGACTTTCCTGAAAGCCAGTGGTGCAACGAGCGTTGCAGCCCTTGCCGGCTGCCTCAGTGACGACGATGATGGCCGCACGTTTTGGGCCGGCTGGTGGGATGAAGACCACTTGGAGGAGTTCCGGCCGGAGTTCGAATCCGAACTGGAAGAAGAAACTGGTCAAGAGTGGGAGCTAACTGAGTACCAGTATGACGATCTACAGAGCAACGTGCTCACTGGTGGCAATACCGGAACGCCAGACCTGCTTGAGGGCACTCTCGAGCATCCGGGCGATTACGTTACGGCGGATATGCTGGAGCCGTTGACCGATCACGTGCAGGACTTTGATCACTTTGATGGCTATCTCGACGCCGCGATAGATGCCTTCGAGTTCCAGGGTGAAATCTGGGGACTACCGCTTCCAGGCGGTAACGGTCGCGCACTCGTCTATCGATCGGACATCCTCGCAGAGTATGGGTACGAAGACGGGCCACCGGAAGATCTCGACGAACTCGTCGAACTGGCACGCGAGATCAATGCGAACGAGGACATGAACGGCCTCCACCTGACGACCGAACGTGGCGAAGTCCGCGTGACACAGGAGTTCCTCTCACACGTTTACCAGCGCACCGGTAACATCTACGAACACGACGGGGACGAGTGGGTTTTGCAAGCGACTGCCGATGACTTTGAGGTCGTTCTCGAGACGCTGTACCACAACCTGTTCCTCGGTGACGAACCGATGGCAGACGACGACTACCGTGGCGCTGGCTGGGAATCTAACGATGAAGGATACTCAATGGGTGACCACGCGATGGTCCACTGTGGTCCGTGGATTCAACAACATGCAGACTCCTCTGACGAACAGGCAGATATCATCGAGGAAAACACCGGCATCGCGGAACTCCCTGTCGTCGATGGCGGCGAGCAAGCAACGTACATGGAGGTCTCGCCGATTATGATCAACACGCACACCGAAGACCTCGATGCCTCACTCGAGGCGCTCGAGTTGTTCACGAGCCCAGAGATGATGCAGCGGTTCGAGGACGCCGACCCCGCGACAAACGCACCAACGCATGACTCCCTCGACGTCGAACACGACCTCGAGGAATTCCAGACGTTCGAAGATGCGTTCGAAAACGGTGTCGCCCCCGCACAGATTCAGTGGGGCGAGGTTCGAACCCCAATGTACGATGCAATCGAGGAAGTCATCTACGACGAGACTGATCCCGCAACCGCTGCCGAGGAACTCGAAGCGGCCCTCGCTGACGCCGATGTCCAACTCGAGGCCTGA
- the melA gene encoding alpha-glucosidase/alpha-galactosidase: protein MPTITFIGAGSMVFAKNLVGDILSFDALSDSTIRLMDIDEHRLAQTTAVAEAMVENGDVDATIESTTDRREALEGADYVLNMINVGGTEPFENEIRIPQEYGVKQSIGDTLGPGGVFRGLRTIPTMLEIARDMEELCPDALLLNYTNPMAILCWTMAEATDIETIGLCHSVPHTAEAIADYVDLPEDELDYWVAGINHMAWFLELEHDGTDVYPMLEEAMTDPEIYERDTVRFEIMNHFDAFVTESSHHFSEYVPYFRTDEAVIDEMTGTDYAERMPTATYLNGWKERSEERDSALDDFDPEDAEIERSEEYAARLIHSIETDTSRRLNLNVPNHDDYITNLPSEACVEVPCLIDGTGVRPCSVGDLPPQLISLIRTNVNVQQLAVKGGLEGDRDAVHQALKLDPLTAAALSLDEIHDMTEELIDANEAYLPTLT from the coding sequence ATGCCAACGATAACCTTCATTGGTGCCGGGAGTATGGTCTTTGCAAAGAACCTCGTCGGTGATATCCTCTCGTTTGATGCCCTCTCTGACAGCACAATCAGACTGATGGATATCGACGAGCATCGACTCGCACAGACCACCGCGGTTGCGGAAGCGATGGTCGAAAACGGCGACGTCGACGCTACCATCGAGTCGACGACCGACCGCCGCGAGGCACTCGAGGGAGCCGATTACGTCTTGAACATGATCAACGTCGGCGGGACCGAGCCGTTCGAAAACGAGATTCGAATTCCACAAGAGTACGGCGTCAAACAGTCAATTGGTGACACGCTGGGGCCCGGCGGTGTCTTCCGCGGCTTGCGGACGATCCCAACGATGCTCGAGATCGCTCGAGACATGGAGGAACTGTGTCCCGACGCCTTACTGTTGAACTACACCAATCCGATGGCGATTCTCTGTTGGACGATGGCTGAGGCGACGGACATCGAAACGATTGGCCTCTGTCACAGCGTTCCACACACTGCCGAAGCGATTGCGGACTACGTTGACCTTCCGGAGGACGAACTCGACTACTGGGTCGCCGGCATCAACCACATGGCGTGGTTCCTCGAACTCGAACACGACGGGACAGACGTCTATCCGATGCTCGAGGAAGCGATGACGGATCCTGAGATCTATGAACGGGATACGGTCCGTTTCGAAATCATGAACCACTTCGATGCGTTCGTCACGGAATCGAGCCACCACTTCTCGGAGTACGTTCCGTACTTCCGAACGGATGAGGCTGTGATCGACGAGATGACTGGGACGGACTACGCCGAGCGGATGCCAACCGCGACGTATCTCAACGGCTGGAAGGAACGCTCCGAAGAACGCGACAGTGCTCTCGACGATTTTGATCCTGAAGACGCTGAGATCGAACGCTCTGAGGAGTATGCTGCCCGCTTGATTCATTCAATCGAGACGGATACGTCGCGTCGACTCAACCTCAACGTCCCGAACCACGACGACTACATTACGAATCTCCCCAGCGAGGCCTGCGTCGAAGTCCCATGTCTGATAGACGGCACTGGTGTCCGACCGTGCTCGGTCGGTGATCTGCCACCACAGCTCATCTCACTCATCCGAACCAACGTCAACGTCCAACAGCTCGCCGTCAAAGGTGGCCTCGAGGGCGACCGTGACGCCGTTCACCAGGCGCTCAAACTCGATCCGCTGACCGCAGCAGCGCTTTCGCTCGACGAGATTCACGACATGACCGAGGAACTCATCGACGCGAACGAAGCGTACCTCCCGACGTTAACCTAA
- a CDS encoding ABC transporter ATP-binding protein, with protein MGQIAIRNLRKVFNNGENEIVAVDDLDFTIKDGEFLVLVGPSGCGKSTTLRCIAGLESVSSGEIVVDGDDVTHSNPSARDMAMVFQSYALYPHMTARENMAFGLKMTTDMAKADINDRVEDVAEVTGIEDLLEKKPGELSGGQQQRVALGRAIVRDPSVFLMDEPLSNLDAKLRSQMRMELQNLQQELDVTTIYVTHDQTEAMTMGDRIAVLNDGELQQVGTPLECYHEPANRFVAGFIGSPSMNFLDVTLADTTFEHDSFTYTLTETTTSELEANDGAYTLGIRPEDITLTAPDDPNAIEATVNVVEPLGDVSHINIDIGSKTYTASIDGTPRLQPGETVHVTFPEDDIHVFDAESGEALKNASLDEETVIPGSSTNATA; from the coding sequence ATGGGTCAGATTGCGATTCGAAACCTGAGAAAGGTCTTCAACAACGGCGAGAACGAAATCGTCGCGGTCGACGACCTCGATTTCACGATCAAAGACGGTGAATTCCTCGTCCTCGTCGGTCCGTCCGGGTGCGGCAAATCAACAACGCTCCGTTGTATCGCTGGTCTGGAATCCGTGAGTTCAGGTGAAATCGTCGTGGATGGAGATGACGTCACGCATAGTAACCCCTCGGCTCGAGACATGGCGATGGTCTTCCAGAGTTACGCGCTCTATCCACATATGACAGCTCGAGAGAACATGGCGTTCGGGCTGAAGATGACGACAGATATGGCGAAGGCGGACATCAATGACCGGGTCGAAGATGTTGCGGAAGTGACCGGCATTGAGGATCTCCTCGAGAAGAAACCTGGCGAACTCTCGGGCGGCCAGCAACAGCGTGTGGCGCTCGGGCGAGCGATCGTTCGGGACCCGTCCGTCTTCTTGATGGACGAGCCGCTCTCGAACCTCGATGCAAAGCTGCGGTCACAGATGCGAATGGAGTTGCAGAACCTCCAGCAGGAACTCGACGTGACGACGATCTACGTCACACACGACCAGACAGAAGCGATGACCATGGGTGATCGAATCGCAGTCCTCAACGATGGAGAGTTACAACAGGTTGGCACGCCGCTCGAGTGCTATCACGAACCTGCCAACCGGTTCGTCGCCGGCTTTATCGGCTCGCCAAGCATGAACTTCCTCGATGTCACGCTGGCCGATACAACCTTCGAGCACGACTCATTTACCTACACTCTCACCGAGACGACAACCAGCGAACTCGAGGCGAACGACGGTGCATACACCCTCGGAATCCGACCCGAAGATATCACACTGACAGCGCCAGACGATCCGAACGCAATCGAGGCGACCGTCAACGTGGTCGAGCCGCTTGGTGACGTTTCCCATATCAACATCGACATCGGATCGAAAACATACACGGCCAGTATCGACGGCACACCACGATTGCAGCCCGGCGAAACGGTGCATGTGACGTTCCCCGAGGACGATATTCACGTCTTCGACGCTGAAAGCGGAGAAGCGCTCAAAAACGCCTCGCTGGACGAAGAGACGGTCATTCCGGGATCAAGCACGAACGCGACAGCGTAA
- a CDS encoding IclR family transcriptional regulator, whose translation MTTPNVPPGSDDQPTATTSVTSVRVIEALKDRHTAGITQLASELELSKGTVHKHLNTLRQLDYVVKDGHEYRLSVSFLGLGTSARAQLPIYDAALHPLEDLASATGETASLMIPEHGYGIYIAQERGARQDTNDVRVGDRLPMHATAGGKAILSYLPQDERDMILGRRGMPALTEHTITDRAELEDELQLVRDRRTAYDRGEHRSDRHCIAHPVMDNEERAIAAVSVSGPATRMKRKDASTDFESLVGSTINSIRNRLSRLDE comes from the coding sequence ATGACCACGCCAAACGTCCCTCCTGGGTCGGACGATCAACCGACTGCGACAACGTCAGTAACGAGCGTTCGAGTGATTGAGGCGCTTAAAGATCGTCACACTGCCGGTATTACCCAACTGGCGAGCGAACTTGAACTGTCGAAGGGAACGGTCCACAAACACCTTAACACCCTTCGACAGTTAGATTACGTCGTCAAGGATGGCCACGAGTATCGATTGAGCGTCAGCTTCCTTGGACTGGGAACGAGTGCACGAGCCCAGCTCCCCATCTACGACGCTGCGTTACATCCATTGGAAGATCTTGCCTCAGCAACGGGCGAAACGGCGAGTCTCATGATCCCAGAACATGGGTATGGCATATATATTGCACAAGAACGTGGCGCCAGACAGGACACAAACGATGTGCGAGTCGGAGACCGCCTTCCAATGCACGCAACAGCGGGTGGGAAAGCTATCCTTTCGTATCTGCCACAAGATGAACGCGACATGATTCTTGGCCGTCGTGGAATGCCAGCGCTCACAGAGCACACCATTACGGACCGAGCCGAACTCGAGGATGAACTGCAACTCGTCCGCGACCGTCGAACTGCGTATGATAGGGGCGAACACCGTTCGGACCGTCACTGTATTGCTCACCCAGTGATGGACAATGAGGAGCGCGCAATCGCTGCAGTATCTGTCTCGGGTCCAGCGACTCGGATGAAACGAAAGGACGCTAGTACCGATTTTGAAAGCCTCGTCGGCAGTACGATTAACTCCATCCGTAATCGCCTTTCACGTCTTGACGAATAA
- a CDS encoding sulfatase-like hydrolase/transferase: MTADEHPNVLVVLTDQQRWDTLSAYGCPLDLTPTLDGLATRGTVLKQAITPQPLCGPFRAMFQSGKYASEVDVWRDTMPISTDELRLAQQFKDAGYDVGYVGNWHISGTFDDPIPEDLRGAYEDFWIAADVPEFTSSPMDGHLFGSDNDPVEFASYRADAFTDFAREAIESLSEPFFLVVAYLEPHNQNDMMTYAAPDGYAEPYKKRPYVPEDLRNRPGDWYDELPDYYGTIKRLDECVDELLSELSARGIEDETIVSYTADHGCHFRTRPGEYKRTPHESAVRVPAVLSGPGFDTGTDIETPTSLIDLPPTLLDAAGLDIPDAMHGESFLPVAHGDRPDADGDAFIQLSESQVGRALRTEQWKYGVAATSSTGWRGGSGAKSSDTYVERYLYDLARDPHEQVNLAGRPDFRSVADDLQARLLEYIETVEGESPRIRPYENGYSVF, translated from the coding sequence ATGACCGCCGATGAACATCCGAACGTGCTCGTGGTCTTGACGGACCAGCAGCGGTGGGATACCCTTAGTGCATACGGGTGTCCACTGGATCTCACGCCAACACTTGATGGGCTTGCCACGCGTGGGACCGTTTTGAAACAGGCGATCACACCACAACCGCTGTGTGGTCCGTTCCGTGCGATGTTCCAGAGCGGCAAATATGCCAGTGAAGTCGACGTATGGCGAGATACGATGCCCATCTCGACCGATGAGTTACGTCTCGCTCAACAGTTCAAAGACGCCGGATACGACGTAGGGTACGTTGGAAACTGGCATATTTCGGGAACGTTCGATGATCCGATTCCTGAAGACCTTCGTGGTGCGTACGAAGACTTCTGGATTGCTGCCGACGTTCCGGAGTTCACCTCTTCTCCGATGGACGGACACCTGTTTGGCTCCGATAACGACCCCGTCGAGTTTGCGTCGTATCGTGCGGATGCATTCACCGACTTCGCACGCGAGGCCATTGAGTCTCTCTCGGAGCCGTTCTTCCTCGTCGTTGCGTATCTCGAGCCACACAACCAGAATGATATGATGACATACGCCGCGCCGGATGGATACGCAGAACCCTACAAGAAGCGACCGTACGTTCCTGAGGACCTTCGTAATCGACCCGGCGACTGGTACGATGAGCTTCCAGACTACTACGGGACGATCAAACGCCTTGATGAGTGTGTGGACGAGCTCTTGAGCGAACTCTCTGCCCGCGGTATCGAAGATGAAACCATCGTGAGCTACACCGCAGATCACGGCTGTCATTTCCGTACTCGTCCCGGAGAATACAAGCGCACACCTCACGAATCTGCTGTCCGAGTTCCTGCTGTTCTGTCTGGGCCTGGGTTCGATACGGGTACTGATATCGAGACTCCGACGAGTCTCATTGATCTTCCGCCGACACTGCTTGATGCCGCCGGACTCGATATTCCCGATGCAATGCACGGCGAGAGCTTTCTCCCGGTTGCCCACGGTGACCGTCCCGATGCTGACGGTGATGCGTTCATCCAACTTAGTGAGTCACAGGTTGGTCGAGCGCTCCGAACCGAGCAATGGAAGTACGGTGTTGCCGCAACCTCTTCGACCGGATGGCGAGGTGGAAGCGGGGCAAAATCGTCCGATACGTACGTTGAACGGTATCTCTATGATCTCGCACGGGACCCACACGAACAGGTCAATCTCGCTGGGCGACCTGATTTCCGATCCGTCGCTGATGACCTCCAAGCGCGTCTTCTCGAGTATATCGAAACCGTGGAAGGTGAATCTCCCCGGATTAGGCCATACGAAAACGGCTATAGCGTGTTCTGA
- a CDS encoding DUF7511 domain-containing protein, protein MTGTSSGYHPDDVRHRETTTPQHSNQSITLEAIVVRYESRPDRCTILPRDCSEVEQLTTWLSADMDVFIDLEQIR, encoded by the coding sequence ATGACAGGCACTTCGAGCGGCTATCACCCCGACGACGTCCGGCACCGCGAGACGACCACACCCCAGCACTCGAATCAATCGATCACCCTCGAGGCCATCGTCGTTCGATACGAAAGTCGACCTGATCGATGTACGATTCTGCCTCGAGACTGTTCCGAAGTTGAACAACTGACAACCTGGTTGTCTGCAGACATGGATGTGTTCATCGATCTCGAGCAAATCCGTTAG
- a CDS encoding DUF7260 family protein codes for MRIETPTIDLDPQQRILEREHRQITAERRAFERFSSRIVDLEVRPVHHVAGSSGSVGTVRRVTETTQAGLREVQQAYTETVMSVSHYDDVYAESWDEHMAEELSEELAVAIRTATQFDPRLQQSIVDATAQAVTRRTNLLEPINAEQAALEDVRRLITEMQGGSPRLQSWVTDLRSMC; via the coding sequence GTGCGTATCGAGACCCCAACCATCGATCTCGATCCGCAACAGCGGATCCTCGAGCGAGAGCACCGACAGATAACTGCAGAACGACGTGCGTTTGAACGGTTCTCGAGTCGAATCGTCGATCTGGAGGTCAGGCCAGTCCACCATGTTGCTGGGTCGTCCGGCTCCGTTGGGACAGTTCGACGCGTCACCGAGACGACGCAGGCTGGTCTTCGCGAGGTGCAACAGGCCTACACTGAAACCGTGATGAGCGTCTCTCATTACGATGATGTCTACGCTGAGTCGTGGGACGAACACATGGCCGAAGAGTTAAGCGAAGAACTGGCAGTGGCGATCCGGACGGCGACGCAGTTCGATCCACGGCTCCAGCAGTCGATTGTTGACGCGACGGCACAAGCTGTAACGCGACGAACCAATCTGCTCGAGCCGATCAACGCCGAGCAGGCCGCACTCGAGGATGTTCGGCGATTGATCACAGAAATGCAAGGAGGAAGCCCACGACTTCAGTCGTGGGTTACTGACTTGCGATCTATGTGTTAA